One Brassica napus cultivar Da-Ae chromosome C4, Da-Ae, whole genome shotgun sequence genomic region harbors:
- the LOC106395276 gene encoding uncharacterized protein LOC106395276: MSSYSSPSSSSSLAEKAIRASSAHRDSSPPEVKRAHEYTSMKSLNEPKRSFWGSLASKAKALLDHDPQSPTTRLEDHNVPSSATKEGITAVENRTAGIIQETHFIILNNLPQQFAMAMAAKAKLLLRELKMVKSDLAEVYPVYVTSLSSSSSSNPQVLEFK, translated from the exons ATGTCATCTTATTCATCTCCTTCGTCTTCATCCTCGCTCGCAGAGAAGGCAATTAGAGCATCTTCTGCGCATAGAGACTCTTCTCCTCCT GAAGTGAAGAGGGCTCATGAGTACACGTCGATGAAGAGTTTGAACGAGCCAAAGAGAAGCTTTTGGGGAAGTCTAGCTAGTAAAGCAAAGGCTCTTTTAGATCACGACCCTCAAAGTCCCACCACGAGATTGGAGGACCACAACGTGCCTTCTTCAGCAACTAAG GAGGGCATTACAGCTGTGGAGAATCGTACTGCTGGCATCATTCAAGAAACAC ATTTTATTATACTCAACAATTTACCACAACAGTTTGCAATGGCAATGGCTGCAAAGGCAAAGCTTCTTCTTAGGGAGCTGAAGATGGTGAAATCCGATCTAGCTGAGGTTTATCCTGTTTATGTCACTTcactgtcttcttcttcttcatcaaaccCACAAGTCTTGGAGTTCAAGTGA
- the LOC106396020 gene encoding uncharacterized protein LOC106396020 produces the protein MSELLPPPPPPPPPKRASSSSGFADPALAFPEFAAKQCVLEKVQEEEGEGEDSSYGKGSFDLSSRFSSPSVSRNDYDYVDTPTKAPSFKRPPSGLRASSSSGFKHEQETDRSLNSGSFVERIGEEDEKRDWSGCFRKCCACTCMFLSIVLIIVLLTGLSVNSSLHSRLPQVYVTNLKFSRLGLANTTTDLLLNANVKTVLELSNKNDQPTLYYSPMKASVSSENINLGQKKLLGFTQSPGNVTYLNIATRIRKSKVYDVDSTLLRNKEKNHEAVVKVLVSGKLGFDWLGFRVRLPVVIACEDVKQSDVINGLKPMCDVRIFSQ, from the coding sequence ATGTCGgagcttcttcctcctcctcctcctcctcccccaCCGAAgagggcttcttcttcttcaggatTCGCTGACCCCGCATTAGCCTTCCCCGAGTTTGCAGCAAAGCAATGCGTGCTCGAGAAAGTtcaagaggaagaaggagaggGGGAAGATAGCAGCTACGGGAAAGGTTCTTTCGACCTAAGCTCTAGATTCTCAAGCCCTTCCGTCTCTCGAAACGATTATGATTACGTTGATACCCCTACAAAGGCTCCATCCTTCAAGAGGCCTCCTTCAGGTTTGAGGGCTTCGTCGTCGTCTGGTTTCAAACATGAACAAGAGACAGACCGCAGTTTAAACTCAGGTTCCTTTGTGGAACGTATCGGTGAAGAGGATGAGAAGAGAGATTGGTCTGGATGTTTCAGAAAATGTTGTGCATGCACGTGCATGTTCCTTTCAATCGTCCTTATAATCGTCTTGTTGACAGGATTGTCTGTGAACTCTTCACTCCATTCTAGACTTCCTCAGGTTTATGTCACAAACCTCAAGTTCTCGAGGTTGGGTTTAGCCAATACGACGACGGATCTTCTGTTGAATGCGAACGTGAAGACGGTTCTTGAGCTGTCTAACAAGAACGACCAACCAACGCTATATTACAGCCCCATGAAGGCTTCTGTCTCTTCTGAGAACATAAACTTGGGACAGAAGAAGCTTCTTGGATTCACGCAAAGCCCTGGAAACGTTACCTACTTGAATATTGCCACAAGGATCAGAAAATCAAAGGTGTATGATGTTGATTCTACGTTGCTGAGGAACAAAGAGAAGAATCATGAAGCTGTGGTTAAAGTGTTGGTGAGTGGGAAACTGGGGTTTGATTGGTTGGGATTTAGGGTTCGTTTACCTGTTGTTATTGCGTGCGAAGATGTGAAGCAGAGTGATGTGATAAATGGACTCAAGCCTATGTGTGATGTTCGAATCTTTTCCCAATGA